One genomic segment of Pseudoalteromonas sp. GCY includes these proteins:
- a CDS encoding c-type cytochrome produces MSKMKKLLVGTTVAICALGSASSMAADGKALYTAKMCQTCHGAEGKAPIMPLYPKLNGQNKEYLAAQMKDIKSGKRNNGMSAAMKAMVANVTDAEIDAIAEYLSKVE; encoded by the coding sequence ATGAGCAAGATGAAAAAACTACTAGTAGGGACTACGGTGGCAATTTGCGCACTAGGTTCAGCAAGTTCAATGGCTGCAGATGGTAAAGCATTATATACAGCAAAAATGTGTCAAACCTGTCATGGTGCAGAAGGTAAAGCACCAATCATGCCTCTGTATCCAAAGCTAAATGGTCAAAATAAAGAGTATTTAGCGGCGCAAATGAAAGATATCAAATCAGGTAAACGTAATAATGGTATGTCAGCGGCGATGAAAGCGATGGTTGCCAATGTCACGGACGCTGAAATCGATGCGATTGCAGAGTATCTATCTAAAGTTGAATAA
- a CDS encoding DUF2058 domain-containing protein: MGSLQDQLLKAGLTTEHKAKVAKTQKRKQQKKKKKGATSDQTDLQKHIEQTKLEQQKRAEELNKAKQETLKDKEQIARVKQILEHHNQDEIRGNVTFNFTYQNKVKELEVNSETQKALSKGRLAICVLEEQFYVLQDEPARKIAEVDEKYIVFHVEDNQQGDEDDPYADFEVPDDLMW; encoded by the coding sequence ATGGGTTCACTGCAAGATCAGTTGCTAAAAGCAGGTCTAACAACTGAGCACAAAGCGAAAGTTGCAAAAACACAAAAGCGTAAACAGCAGAAGAAAAAGAAAAAAGGCGCAACGAGCGACCAAACAGACCTTCAAAAACATATTGAGCAGACAAAGCTTGAGCAGCAAAAGCGTGCCGAAGAGTTAAATAAAGCGAAGCAAGAAACGCTAAAAGATAAAGAGCAAATTGCTCGCGTGAAGCAGATCTTAGAGCATCATAACCAAGATGAGATCCGCGGTAATGTGACCTTTAACTTCACATACCAAAATAAGGTGAAGGAGTTAGAAGTTAATTCCGAAACACAAAAAGCGCTATCAAAGGGGCGTTTAGCGATTTGTGTGTTAGAAGAGCAGTTCTATGTGCTACAAGATGAACCTGCTAGAAAGATTGCAGAGGTAGACGAAAAATATATCGTTTTCCATGTGGAAGATAATCAGCAAGGTGATGAGGATGACCCTTACGCTGACTTTGAAGTCCCAGATGATTTGATGTGGTAG
- a CDS encoding MFS transporter, giving the protein MPVIHLLLCSVTIFFVLYAPQPLLAEFAEQFNVSASDAGMLMSATMLPLAIAPICYGLLLAKSNPLRILKWTMLLLALSSLAFASMTSFSGLLFTRLIQGLLLPAALTAMTGYIGQQFSGSQLKRNMSLYIGSTIAGGYFGRTLAANFTVWFEWQSFYYLNALLLIVLAFSIRASKNKPPIIHATRIRDYLAPLKQSRLVRLYSSVFCMFFCFAGLLNFLPFILKYDFNLTDPSKVGWVYTGYLVGALGSIVTPWLQSKFHSTWRFLAVMFFIYATTIALLPVASVFFFVVLFTLFCACMFVIHSTAAPLANSISQAPATVTNGAYVSFYYSGGVLGSYLPGLIYEQAGITWFCASLFIVCTVGLALSLRNTVNPVR; this is encoded by the coding sequence ATGCCCGTCATTCATCTATTGCTTTGCTCTGTTACCATTTTTTTTGTGCTCTATGCACCGCAGCCGCTGCTGGCCGAGTTTGCAGAGCAATTTAATGTATCTGCGTCTGATGCGGGCATGCTGATGTCAGCAACTATGCTACCTTTGGCTATCGCGCCAATCTGCTACGGATTATTGCTGGCAAAGTCCAATCCGCTGCGCATTTTAAAATGGACCATGCTGCTCTTAGCACTCAGCAGTTTAGCATTTGCTTCAATGACTTCGTTTTCAGGGCTCTTGTTTACTCGGTTAATTCAAGGGCTATTATTACCTGCAGCACTCACTGCGATGACAGGTTATATCGGCCAACAATTTAGTGGCTCGCAGTTGAAAAGAAACATGAGTTTGTACATCGGAAGTACCATAGCCGGAGGTTATTTTGGCCGTACGCTTGCAGCCAACTTTACTGTCTGGTTTGAGTGGCAAAGTTTCTATTACCTAAACGCATTGTTATTGATTGTGCTGGCATTTAGCATTCGGGCCAGCAAGAACAAACCACCAATAATTCACGCGACAAGGATCAGGGACTATCTGGCACCACTCAAGCAATCGCGCCTGGTGAGATTATACAGCTCTGTATTTTGTATGTTTTTCTGCTTCGCGGGACTACTCAACTTTTTACCTTTTATACTCAAGTACGACTTTAATTTAACTGACCCCAGTAAAGTGGGCTGGGTCTATACAGGCTATTTGGTTGGTGCTTTAGGGTCTATCGTTACACCTTGGCTACAAAGTAAATTTCATTCTACCTGGCGATTTTTAGCTGTGATGTTCTTCATCTATGCTACAACCATTGCGCTGTTACCCGTGGCGTCTGTGTTCTTTTTTGTGGTCTTATTTACGCTATTCTGCGCCTGTATGTTTGTGATCCATTCAACCGCTGCACCATTAGCCAACAGTATTAGTCAGGCACCTGCAACAGTCACTAATGGCGCTTATGTTTCGTTTTATTATTCCGGAGGCGTGCTGGGCTCTTACCTTCCGGGTTTGATTTATGAGCAAGCTGGTATCACTTGGTTTTGTGCGTCACTTTTTATCGTTTGTACAGTCGGCTTAGCTCTGAGTTTGAGAAACACAGTCAACCCAGTGAGGTGA
- a CDS encoding prolyl-tRNA synthetase associated domain-containing protein, giving the protein MIRNNPSALAERLAQLDINYLNYEHPPLHTCLDADNLKLERKGTRLKNLFLRDNYGKRHFLFIIPADKQVDLKALSKSQGVSRLGFASTDRLAKYLGVEQGCVSALTLHNDSEQQVELWLDSELQSAHLWQCHPLVNTKTWVLTLADLKRFWQVTGHSPHWVDCVSQTQS; this is encoded by the coding sequence GTGATCAGAAACAATCCAAGTGCACTTGCAGAGCGGCTCGCTCAGTTAGATATCAACTATCTCAATTATGAGCATCCACCGTTACATACTTGTCTAGATGCTGACAACTTGAAGTTAGAGAGAAAAGGGACGCGACTGAAAAATCTCTTCCTCCGAGATAACTATGGAAAGCGACACTTTCTTTTTATTATTCCTGCAGACAAGCAAGTTGACCTAAAAGCGCTGTCTAAATCTCAAGGGGTGTCGCGTTTAGGTTTTGCATCGACGGACAGGCTAGCAAAGTATTTAGGAGTGGAACAAGGCTGTGTGTCGGCACTCACACTGCATAACGACAGCGAGCAACAAGTCGAATTATGGCTTGACAGTGAACTGCAATCTGCGCACTTATGGCAGTGCCATCCGCTAGTGAATACTAAAACTTGGGTATTAACGCTCGCAGATCTAAAGCGCTTTTGGCAAGTCACTGGACACTCACCTCACTGGGTTGACTGTGTTTCTCAAACTCAGAGCTAA